In the Geobacter sp. FeAm09 genome, one interval contains:
- a CDS encoding DedA family protein has product MVHFQQLLKEYLQVHGYWVLFVGTFLEGEAILIMAGFLAFQGYLNVAGVILTSWAGSFLGDQCYFYLGRFKGKSLLRRFHSIARKFREALRLIEKYGSFVAFISRYTYGFRIVLPIILGITSLAPRTFFWINLLSALSWAVAFSLAGYLFGKSAALVLDDVGKYEQYLVLVLVGFIMITWCFHAYHAFKLKGPARHRLARMRALQKTRKTTP; this is encoded by the coding sequence ATGGTGCACTTCCAGCAACTACTCAAAGAGTATCTCCAGGTCCACGGTTATTGGGTCCTGTTCGTCGGCACCTTTCTCGAAGGGGAGGCGATCCTGATCATGGCGGGATTCCTGGCGTTCCAGGGGTATCTGAATGTGGCCGGCGTCATACTCACCTCGTGGGCCGGCTCCTTCCTCGGCGATCAGTGTTACTTCTACCTTGGCCGTTTCAAAGGCAAGAGCCTGTTGCGACGGTTTCACTCCATTGCCCGCAAATTCCGCGAAGCGCTCCGCCTGATCGAGAAGTACGGATCGTTCGTGGCCTTCATTTCACGCTACACTTACGGTTTTCGCATCGTGCTTCCCATCATCCTCGGCATCACGAGCCTGGCGCCCCGGACCTTTTTCTGGATCAACCTGCTGAGCGCCCTCTCCTGGGCGGTGGCATTCTCCCTGGCCGGCTACCTGTTCGGCAAAAGCGCTGCGCTGGTGCTGGACGATGTGGGTAAATACGAGCAGTACCTGGTGCTGGTGCTGGTGGGGTTCATCATGATCACCTGGTGTTTCCACGCCTACCACGCCTTCAAACTGAAAGGGCCGGCCAGGCACCGACTTGCCAGGATGCGCGCCCTGCAGAAAACAAGGAAAACGACCCCATGA
- a CDS encoding RNA methyltransferase has translation MKSILDTISIVLVEPQSPGNIGMACRAMKNMGLSRLRLVKGCDRFHPESLKFAVAAKNLLEEAVVFPDLASALADCTLTVGTTRRHGKYRQEILSPTEVAASLREQAGPECPAAIVFGREDSGLTTEELSLCRWHATIPSADDYGSLNLAQAVLVFCYELGKAGSPPGGGRTTPLATSEEMEPFFNQLGSCLLKIGFLNEQNPEHIMRSMRRIFFRAELDGREVAILRGALSQIDWACSDFDGRKRP, from the coding sequence ATGAAATCCATTCTGGACACTATCTCCATCGTATTGGTGGAACCGCAGTCTCCCGGCAACATCGGCATGGCCTGCCGCGCCATGAAAAACATGGGGCTCTCCCGGCTTCGGCTGGTCAAAGGGTGTGACCGGTTCCATCCCGAATCCCTCAAATTTGCCGTAGCGGCCAAAAACCTGCTGGAAGAGGCGGTGGTCTTCCCCGATCTCGCCTCCGCCCTGGCCGACTGCACCCTGACCGTCGGCACCACCCGCCGGCACGGCAAATATCGCCAGGAGATACTCTCGCCGACGGAGGTGGCCGCCAGCCTCAGGGAACAGGCCGGCCCGGAGTGCCCGGCGGCAATCGTCTTCGGCCGCGAGGACAGCGGGCTGACCACCGAAGAGCTGTCGCTGTGCCGCTGGCATGCCACCATCCCCTCGGCCGATGACTACGGTTCCCTCAACCTGGCCCAGGCGGTCCTGGTGTTCTGCTACGAACTGGGCAAGGCCGGCTCGCCTCCCGGCGGGGGCCGCACCACGCCACTGGCGACATCGGAGGAGATGGAGCCGTTTTTCAACCAACTCGGCTCCTGCCTGCTGAAGATCGGCTTTCTCAACGAGCAGAACCCGGAGCACATCATGCGCTCCATGCGGCGGATATTTTTCCGGGCCGAACTGGACGGCCGCGAGGTTGCCATCCTGCGGGGCGCACTCTCCCAGATCGACTGGGCCTGCAGCGATTTCGACGGAAGGAAGCGGCCGTGA
- a CDS encoding SemiSWEET family sugar transporter — MNLDPTFLGLVAGTLTSIAAVPQVIKTLRTRHARDISVWQPVLLSIGVALWIVYGMLIHNLPLIVANIVPLACNALLTGLKLRYRNDTV, encoded by the coding sequence GTGAACCTGGACCCCACGTTCCTGGGACTCGTCGCCGGCACCCTGACCAGTATAGCGGCCGTCCCCCAAGTGATAAAAACCCTGCGCACCCGCCATGCCCGGGACATCTCCGTCTGGCAACCGGTGCTGCTCTCCATCGGCGTTGCTCTCTGGATCGTTTACGGTATGCTTATTCATAACCTGCCGTTGATCGTGGCCAATATCGTGCCCTTGGCATGCAACGCCCTGCTCACCGGCCTGAAGCTCCGCTATCGCAACGACACCGTCTGA